From Oreochromis aureus strain Israel breed Guangdong linkage group 4, ZZ_aureus, whole genome shotgun sequence, a single genomic window includes:
- the ccndx gene encoding cyclin Dx codes for MDRDMSVSLWCEEVEDDQTQDQSQREAQAQGHNSGSPQLRAAWDPTVSGHRVIQRLLHVEERYMPSMLYITLIHRDPERREELAKWALEVCCECGCDETVFPLSVSLMDRFLSASLSIPVSLYCLAAGCILIASKLTECDSVTADTLCAAAEYSFLPSNLLEMERVILATLRWDTAAVTPQDFLPHFLACVEERGDSGESAEEQLSTLRRHSDTLAAMCVCDSRFLGAPPSLVAAASLNCALRGLGNKGPTQLALMSEALAELCQTDLAVLQCYSEMIEYALRQRLRSGLQQGPTEKDEEVETERPGTPTDMREIDL; via the exons ATGGACAGAGacatgtctgtgtctctgtggtgTGAGGAAGTGGAGGATGACCAGACTCAGGATCAGAGCCAGAGGGAGGCACAAGCCCAGGGCCACAACAGTGGCTCGCCTCAGCTGCGAGCCGCCTGGGACCCAACAGTGTCGGGGCATCGAGTGATCCAGAGGCTGCTTCACGTGGAGGAGAGATACATGCCCTCCATGCTCTACATCACCCTCATCCACAGGGATCCGGAGCGCAGGGAGGAGCTTGCCAAATGGGCCCTGGAG GTGTGCTGTGAGTGTGGTTGTGATGAGACAGTCTTCcccctgtctgtctctctgatgGACAGGTTCCTGTCTGCGTCTCTGTCTATACCGGTCTCATTGTACTGCCTGGCTGCAGGCTGCATCCTTATAGCCTCGAAGCTCACAGAGTGTGACAGCGTGACCGCTGACACCCTGTGTGCGGCAGCTGAATACAGCTTCCTGCCATCGAACCTGTTG GAAATGGAGCGTGTTATCCTCGCCACCCTCCGATGGGACACAGCGGCAGTGACTCCGCAGGATTTTCTCCCACATTTTCTCGCCTgtgtggaggagagaggagacagCGGTGAATCTGCAGAGGAGCAGCTCTCCACCCTGCGGCGGCACAGCGACACGCTGGCTGCCATGTGCGTCTGCGACTCCCGGTTTCTTGGAGCCCCGCCATCGCTTGttgctgcagcatcactgaacTGTGCCCTACGAGGTCTGGGCAACAAGGGCCCCACTCAGCTGGCCCTTATGAGTGAAGCATTGGCTGAACTGTGCCAGACTGACCTG GCTGTTCTGCAGTGCTACAGTGAGATGATTGAATATGCCCTCCGCCAGCGTCTGAGGAGTGGGCTTCAGCAGGGCCCCACGGAAAAAGACGAGGAGGTGGAGACCGAAAGGCCTGGAACACCAACTGACATGAGAGAGATTGACTTGTGA